One segment of Trichlorobacter ammonificans DNA contains the following:
- a CDS encoding sulfate/molybdate ABC transporter ATP-binding protein yields the protein MSIEIENIAKQFGSFTALNNVSLTIPSGELVALLGPSGSGKTTLLRIIAGLETPDSGRILFDGRDTTESHVRDRKVGFVFQHYALFKHMTVFDNVAFGLTVRPRETRPSRQEIQDKVMELLRLVQLAGLAGRYPSQLSGGQRQRIALARALAVEPRVLLLDEPFGALDAQVRAELRRWLRRLHDEIHVTSVFVTHDQEEALEVADRIVVMNRGNIEQAGTPDDVYEHPANPFVLNFLGNVNLFHGRLQGTPQQGRADNAVSYVRSHDIEIERGRQDSSSLPATVRHIQKLGPQVRVTLVVEGNDEFVEAELTRELFRTLGLQQGEQVFVRPRQIRVFVEDYQI from the coding sequence ATGAGCATAGAGATCGAAAACATTGCCAAGCAGTTCGGCAGCTTCACCGCCCTGAACAACGTGTCGCTCACCATCCCCTCCGGCGAGCTGGTGGCCCTGCTGGGCCCCTCCGGCTCCGGCAAGACCACCCTGCTCCGGATCATCGCCGGCCTGGAAACGCCGGACAGCGGCCGGATCCTGTTCGACGGCCGGGACACCACCGAGAGCCATGTGCGGGACCGCAAGGTGGGCTTTGTCTTCCAGCACTACGCCCTGTTCAAGCATATGACCGTGTTCGACAACGTGGCCTTCGGCCTCACGGTCCGCCCCCGTGAGACGCGCCCCTCCCGGCAGGAGATACAGGACAAGGTGATGGAACTGCTCAGGCTGGTGCAACTGGCGGGGCTGGCCGGCCGCTACCCTTCCCAGCTCTCCGGCGGCCAGCGCCAGCGGATCGCCCTTGCCCGGGCCCTGGCGGTGGAACCCCGGGTGCTGCTGCTGGACGAGCCGTTCGGCGCCCTGGATGCCCAGGTGCGGGCGGAACTGCGCCGCTGGCTGCGGCGGCTCCATGACGAGATTCACGTCACCAGCGTCTTCGTGACCCATGACCAGGAAGAGGCCCTGGAGGTGGCGGACCGGATCGTGGTGATGAACAGGGGGAACATCGAGCAGGCCGGCACCCCGGACGATGTCTATGAGCACCCGGCCAACCCGTTCGTGCTCAACTTCCTGGGGAACGTCAACCTGTTCCACGGCAGGTTGCAGGGTACGCCCCAGCAGGGCCGGGCCGACAACGCCGTCTCCTACGTCCGCTCCCACGATATCGAGATCGAGCGTGGCCGCCAGGATTCCTCCTCATTGCCGGCCACGGTCAGACATATCCAGAAGCTGGGGCCCCAGGTCCGGGTGACGCTGGTGGTGGAGGGGAACGATGAATTCGTGGAGGCCGAGCTGACCAGGGAGCTGTTCCGCACCCTGGGGCTGCAGCAGGGGGAACAGGTGTTTGTAAGGCCGCGGCAAATCAGGGTCTTTGTGGAGGACTACCAGATATGA
- a CDS encoding phosphoadenylyl-sulfate reductase, with protein MSTAQPFIPSDATPADILRTGIEAAGGPVSLACSFSPEDVAIIDIAQRAGIPLGVFALDTGRLHEETYEVAEALVERYRLTIDWFFPRHELVERLEREKGLFSFRESLENRHECCHIRKVEPLSRALAGLSGWVTGMRRQQGVTRGELSAVEIDSLNNGILKINPLISWSEEQLTAYTEQYGLPRNRLLRQGYRSIGCAPCTRAVQPGEDARAGRWWWENAENKECGLHRR; from the coding sequence ATGAGCACAGCCCAGCCCTTCATTCCATCGGACGCCACGCCTGCCGATATCCTCCGCACCGGCATCGAGGCGGCCGGCGGGCCGGTTTCCCTGGCCTGTTCCTTCTCCCCTGAGGATGTGGCCATCATCGACATCGCCCAGCGGGCCGGCATTCCCCTCGGCGTCTTCGCCCTGGACACCGGCCGGCTGCACGAGGAGACCTACGAGGTGGCCGAGGCCCTGGTTGAGCGCTACCGCCTGACCATTGACTGGTTTTTTCCCCGCCACGAGCTGGTGGAGCGACTGGAGCGGGAGAAGGGGCTGTTCTCCTTCCGGGAATCGCTGGAGAACCGCCACGAGTGCTGCCATATCCGCAAGGTGGAGCCGCTCTCCCGGGCCCTGGCCGGACTCTCCGGCTGGGTGACCGGCATGCGGCGCCAGCAGGGGGTGACCCGCGGCGAACTGAGCGCCGTTGAAATTGACAGCCTGAACAACGGCATCCTCAAGATCAACCCGCTCATCAGCTGGAGCGAGGAGCAGCTCACCGCCTACACGGAACAGTACGGCCTTCCCCGCAACCGCCTTCTGCGGCAGGGGTACCGCTCCATCGGCTGCGCCCCCTGCACGCGGGCCGTGCAGCCGGGGGAGGATGCCCGGGCCGGACGGTGGTGGTGGGAGAATGCGGAAAACAAGGAATGCGGCTTACACAGGCGATGA
- the cysD gene encoding sulfate adenylyltransferase subunit CysD, with protein MSQQLTHLQQLEAESIQIIREVVAEFANPVMLYSIGKDSAVMLHLARKAFYPAPPPFPLLHVDTTWKFREMITFRDRMARECDLDLIVHVNREGVAQGISPFTHGSALYTDIMKTEGLKQALDKYKFDAAFGGARRDEEKSRAKERIFSFRSANHRWDPKNQRPELWSLYNTRIKPGESIRVFPLSNWTELDVWQYIHLENIPIVPLYYAAVRPVVERDGMLIMVDDDRLELKPGETVQQRSVRFRTLGCYPLTGAVESEADTLPQIIQEMLLTRTSERQGRLIDHDQAGSMEKKKQEGYF; from the coding sequence GTGAGTCAACAGTTAACCCATTTACAGCAACTTGAAGCCGAGAGCATCCAGATCATCCGCGAGGTGGTGGCCGAGTTCGCCAACCCGGTGATGCTCTACTCCATCGGCAAGGATTCGGCGGTGATGCTGCACCTGGCCCGCAAGGCCTTCTACCCGGCGCCGCCGCCCTTTCCGCTGTTGCATGTGGATACCACCTGGAAGTTCCGCGAGATGATCACCTTCCGGGACCGGATGGCGCGGGAGTGCGACCTTGACCTGATCGTGCATGTCAACCGGGAGGGGGTGGCACAGGGAATTTCCCCCTTTACCCACGGCTCGGCCCTCTACACCGACATCATGAAGACCGAAGGCCTGAAGCAGGCCCTGGACAAGTACAAGTTCGACGCGGCTTTCGGCGGAGCCCGCCGCGACGAGGAGAAGTCCCGGGCCAAGGAACGTATCTTCTCCTTCCGCAGCGCCAACCACCGCTGGGACCCCAAGAACCAGCGGCCGGAACTCTGGAGTCTCTACAACACCCGGATCAAGCCGGGGGAAAGCATCCGGGTCTTCCCGCTCTCCAACTGGACCGAACTGGATGTCTGGCAGTACATCCACCTGGAGAACATCCCGATCGTACCGCTCTACTATGCGGCGGTGCGGCCGGTGGTGGAGCGGGACGGCATGCTGATCATGGTGGATGACGACCGGCTGGAGCTGAAACCGGGCGAGACCGTGCAGCAGAGGTCGGTCCGCTTCCGCACCCTGGGCTGCTACCCTCTCACCGGCGCCGTGGAGTCGGAGGCCGACACCCTGCCGCAGATCATCCAGGAGATGCTGCTGACCCGTACCTCCGAACGCCAGGGGCGCCTGATCGATCATGACCAGGCCGGCAGCATGGAAAAGAAGAAGCAGGAAGGATATTTCTGA
- the cysN gene encoding sulfate adenylyltransferase subunit CysN has protein sequence MAHQSELIEKDILAYLKSQEEKSLLRFITCGSVDDGKSTLIGRLLWDSKMVFEDQLAALEADSKKVGTQGGAIDYALLLDGLQAEREQGITIDVAYRFFSTDRRKFIVADTPGHEQYTRNMVTGASTAKVAVILVDARKGLLTQTRRHSYLVSLVGIGHVVLAVNKMDLIDFDQQRFAAILEEYRQFAAPLGFSSITAIPISALNGDNIIENSASTPWYDGPALLTYLETVAVTDTVARQPFRLPVQWVNRPHLDFRGFCGTVASGTIRPGDELRVAASGQTSRVDRIVTMDGDLPHAVAGQAVTLTLTSEIDISRGDLLTPPDAPPLHTRHPEARLVWFHEEPLQVGQTYLLKGAGGTIPGRVICVTAAVDVNTLEERRVPTLGLNEIGTVRLELDRPLSCDTYNTNRDTGSFILIDRFSNATVAAGMITAAAPDNGSLESFYGLGDTEGAAVHRVELGRDGVAVVDLTGVELPLLVSAAPELPALLDRGSAVTILLRGPEQLEPLARLALDRDLHFTFGRSNGTVRVMLYGEPPS, from the coding sequence ATGGCACATCAATCCGAACTGATAGAAAAAGATATCCTCGCCTACCTGAAGAGCCAGGAGGAGAAGTCGCTGCTGCGTTTCATCACCTGCGGCAGCGTGGATGACGGCAAAAGCACCCTGATCGGGCGGCTGTTATGGGACTCCAAGATGGTGTTCGAGGACCAGCTGGCAGCGTTGGAGGCGGACAGCAAGAAGGTGGGCACCCAGGGGGGGGCCATCGACTATGCCCTGCTGCTGGACGGCCTGCAGGCGGAACGGGAGCAGGGGATCACCATCGACGTGGCCTACCGCTTCTTCTCCACCGACCGGCGCAAGTTCATCGTGGCCGACACCCCCGGCCACGAGCAGTACACCCGCAACATGGTCACCGGCGCCTCCACCGCCAAGGTGGCGGTGATCCTGGTGGATGCCCGCAAGGGACTTCTCACCCAGACCCGCCGCCACAGCTACCTGGTCTCCCTGGTGGGGATCGGGCATGTGGTGCTGGCGGTGAACAAGATGGACCTGATCGATTTCGACCAACAGCGGTTTGCCGCCATCCTGGAAGAGTACCGGCAGTTCGCCGCGCCGCTGGGGTTTTCGTCCATCACCGCCATTCCGATCTCGGCCTTGAACGGCGACAACATCATCGAGAACAGCGCCAGCACCCCCTGGTACGACGGCCCCGCGCTGCTCACCTACCTGGAGACCGTGGCGGTGACGGACACCGTGGCTCGCCAGCCGTTCCGGCTGCCGGTGCAGTGGGTGAACCGCCCCCACCTTGATTTTCGCGGTTTCTGCGGCACCGTAGCCTCCGGCACCATCCGTCCCGGCGATGAACTGCGGGTGGCTGCTTCGGGACAGACCAGCCGGGTGGACCGCATCGTCACCATGGACGGCGACCTGCCGCACGCGGTGGCCGGTCAGGCGGTGACCCTGACCCTCACGTCGGAAATCGATATCAGCCGGGGAGACCTGCTCACACCGCCGGATGCGCCGCCGCTCCACACCCGTCACCCTGAGGCACGGCTGGTCTGGTTTCATGAGGAGCCGCTGCAGGTGGGGCAGACCTACCTGCTCAAGGGAGCCGGCGGCACCATCCCCGGCCGGGTCATCTGCGTGACCGCAGCGGTGGATGTCAACACCCTGGAAGAGCGGCGGGTTCCCACCCTGGGACTGAACGAAATCGGCACGGTCCGTCTGGAGCTGGACCGTCCCCTCTCCTGCGACACCTACAACACGAACCGGGACACCGGCAGCTTCATCCTGATCGACCGGTTCAGCAACGCCACCGTGGCGGCCGGCATGATCACGGCGGCAGCGCCGGACAACGGATCGCTGGAAAGTTTTTACGGCCTGGGGGATACGGAGGGAGCGGCCGTGCACCGGGTTGAACTGGGACGGGATGGCGTCGCGGTGGTGGACCTGACCGGCGTGGAGCTGCCGCTCCTGGTGAGTGCCGCTCCGGAACTTCCTGCCCTGCTGGATCGGGGCTCAGCCGTGACCATACTCTTGCGAGGCCCGGAACAGCTGGAACCGCTGGCCCGGCTGGCCCTGGATCGCGATCTGCACTTCACCTTTGGCCGCAGCAATGGTACAGTACGGGTCATGCTGTACGGGGAGCCCCCGTCATAG
- a CDS encoding beta-class carbonic anhydrase, translated as MTLLDEIIAHNRSFTHPGAFPPLSKSPRKQLGIFTCMDTRLVDFLEPAMGLQRGDAKIIKNAGNTIIDPHQGGVIRSLVVAIYELGVEEVFVIGHEDCGMGSVDGPGLRDKMIARGVSPEIIDRMMPDIGQWVGAFSHPRENVERVVRVLRENPLLPKNVPIHGLLFCPNDGRLEVVSAGYGT; from the coding sequence ATGACCCTGCTGGACGAAATCATTGCCCACAACCGGAGTTTCACCCATCCCGGTGCCTTTCCCCCCCTCTCCAAGTCCCCCCGCAAGCAGCTGGGGATCTTCACCTGCATGGACACCCGGCTGGTGGATTTCCTGGAGCCGGCCATGGGGTTGCAGCGGGGGGACGCCAAGATCATCAAGAACGCCGGCAACACCATCATTGACCCCCACCAGGGGGGGGTGATCCGTAGTCTGGTGGTGGCGATTTACGAGCTGGGTGTTGAGGAAGTGTTCGTCATCGGTCATGAGGACTGCGGCATGGGTTCGGTGGATGGGCCGGGACTGCGGGACAAGATGATCGCCCGCGGCGTGTCGCCGGAGATCATCGACCGGATGATGCCGGACATCGGTCAATGGGTGGGAGCATTCTCCCATCCGCGGGAGAATGTGGAACGGGTGGTGCGGGTACTGCGGGAAAACCCGCTGCTGCCGAAGAACGTGCCGATCCACGGCCTGCTGTTCTGTCCCAACGACGGCCGCCTGGAGGTGGTTTCCGCCGGGTACGGCACTTAG
- the dtd gene encoding D-aminoacyl-tRNA deacylase — protein sequence MRAVIQRVSSASVAVNGETVGAINRGILVLLGVEKGDGEAQADWLAEKIIGLRIFEDGAGKMNLALGEVGGAILAVSQFTLAGNCDKGRRPSFDGAAPVAEGRRLYDYFVETLQRHGVTVATGVFQADMQVSLVNDGPVTFILERR from the coding sequence GTGCGGGCCGTGATTCAGCGCGTCAGCTCCGCTTCGGTGGCGGTGAACGGAGAGACGGTCGGTGCCATTAACCGGGGAATCCTGGTGTTGCTGGGGGTTGAGAAAGGGGATGGCGAGGCCCAGGCCGACTGGCTGGCGGAGAAGATCATCGGCTTGCGCATCTTCGAGGACGGGGCGGGCAAGATGAACCTGGCCCTGGGGGAGGTGGGGGGTGCCATCCTGGCGGTGTCGCAGTTCACGCTGGCCGGAAACTGCGACAAGGGACGGCGGCCGTCCTTTGACGGTGCCGCCCCTGTAGCGGAAGGGAGGCGGCTGTACGACTATTTCGTCGAAACCCTGCAACGACACGGGGTGACGGTGGCCACCGGTGTTTTTCAGGCCGATATGCAGGTGAGCCTGGTAAACGACGGCCCGGTAACGTTTATTTTGGAGCGGCGCTGA
- a CDS encoding sensor histidine kinase: protein MTTRSLRTILFANSALAIFLPLLLVLFFGWLWLVPLISRGVNAQQHQLAEAIAGQVESFLTVAESHVTTIARLHPEAELTAEYRRHVQHVIYAAVKSVPHLRSLYLVDADGRIGMVGLMEDARVSSADLQGLDMTGNDLFRQTRTTGNLQWSETFLSVVGSGLSVAVAAPSGPRVLIGEIDLAELSLFLRRISMAKDRQLFVIDRRGQIIADQSGRYTAQQINLSNNELIQNSIKTGADASGLLDLNGTVMVGSIQKIRTLDWWVLVTEPRATAYRQVWVAVAIAVAGLLVTALTVLAASLVFSYRLARQIEALASHARNIANDEIVTRWPGSEIAELDSLAMTLQEMSSTLHERAKVLEHEIAERQKMEEELHLNAALLEEEVSVRQRTEEALRVKQLQLEAVNDSLEQRVREELAKNREKDLLMMQQSRLAAMGEMLSNIAHQWRQPLNELGILIQMVRYDYEDGLLDGQKVGQFIDSSMSTIQYMSNTINDFRDFFKQDRVPRLFDLEVAIQNAVGLVRASLQHYGITVTVELDRRCMVMGYANELSQALLNIINNARDVLVERNTVNPTIEVICRISDGEALITISDNAGGVTEEIIDKIFDPYFTTRHKSQGTGLGLYMTRMILESKLGGRISVVNTAEGAQFRIVIPCEQEVVSCGP from the coding sequence ATGACCACCAGAAGCCTGCGCACCATACTGTTTGCCAACTCGGCCCTTGCCATATTTCTGCCCCTGCTGCTGGTGCTGTTCTTCGGCTGGCTCTGGCTGGTGCCGCTGATCAGCCGCGGCGTAAACGCCCAACAACACCAACTGGCCGAAGCCATTGCCGGCCAGGTCGAGTCGTTTCTCACCGTTGCTGAATCCCACGTCACCACCATTGCCCGCCTGCATCCCGAAGCTGAGCTGACAGCGGAATACCGGCGCCACGTCCAGCATGTCATATATGCCGCCGTCAAATCGGTACCGCACCTGCGCAGCCTCTACCTGGTGGATGCCGATGGCCGGATCGGGATGGTGGGGCTCATGGAGGATGCCCGGGTAAGCAGTGCCGATCTGCAGGGGCTGGACATGACCGGCAACGACCTCTTCCGGCAGACGCGCACAACCGGCAATCTTCAATGGTCGGAGACCTTCCTGTCGGTGGTGGGCAGCGGTCTCTCCGTTGCCGTTGCCGCTCCCTCGGGGCCGCGGGTGCTGATCGGCGAGATCGATCTGGCTGAGCTTTCCCTGTTTCTCCGCCGGATTTCGATGGCAAAGGACCGGCAGCTGTTCGTGATCGACCGTCGCGGTCAGATTATTGCCGACCAGAGCGGCCGCTATACCGCGCAGCAGATAAACCTGAGCAACAATGAGCTGATTCAGAACAGCATTAAAACCGGTGCGGATGCAAGTGGCCTTCTCGATCTGAACGGTACCGTCATGGTGGGCAGCATTCAGAAGATCAGGACGCTGGACTGGTGGGTACTGGTCACGGAACCGCGGGCAACGGCCTACCGCCAGGTCTGGGTGGCCGTTGCCATTGCTGTGGCCGGACTGCTGGTGACTGCCCTGACGGTCCTGGCCGCTTCCCTGGTCTTTTCCTACCGCCTGGCCCGGCAGATCGAAGCCCTGGCCTCTCATGCGCGCAACATCGCCAACGATGAGATTGTTACCCGTTGGCCCGGCTCCGAGATCGCCGAGCTGGACAGCCTAGCCATGACGCTGCAGGAGATGTCCTCCACCCTCCATGAACGCGCAAAGGTACTGGAGCATGAGATCGCCGAACGCCAGAAGATGGAGGAGGAGCTCCACCTGAATGCGGCCCTGCTTGAGGAGGAGGTCTCGGTGCGTCAGCGGACCGAGGAGGCGTTACGGGTTAAACAGCTGCAGCTGGAGGCGGTGAACGATTCCCTCGAACAGCGGGTGCGGGAGGAGCTGGCCAAGAACCGGGAGAAGGACCTGCTGATGATGCAACAGAGCAGGCTGGCAGCCATGGGGGAGATGCTCTCCAATATCGCCCACCAGTGGCGCCAGCCGTTGAACGAGCTGGGTATTCTTATCCAGATGGTCCGGTACGACTACGAGGACGGCCTGCTGGATGGCCAGAAAGTGGGCCAGTTCATCGACTCGAGCATGAGCACCATCCAGTACATGTCCAATACCATCAACGATTTTCGTGACTTTTTCAAGCAGGACCGCGTCCCGCGGCTGTTTGACCTGGAGGTCGCCATCCAGAATGCCGTGGGGTTGGTACGGGCGTCGCTGCAGCATTACGGCATTACGGTCACGGTGGAGCTTGACCGCCGCTGTATGGTGATGGGGTACGCCAACGAGCTCTCCCAGGCACTTCTCAACATCATCAACAATGCCCGTGACGTGCTGGTGGAGCGAAATACCGTCAACCCGACAATTGAGGTGATCTGCCGCATCAGCGACGGCGAAGCCCTGATCACCATCAGCGACAATGCCGGTGGGGTGACGGAGGAGATCATCGACAAGATTTTCGACCCGTATTTCACGACCCGTCACAAGTCCCAGGGAACCGGTCTGGGGCTGTACATGACCCGCATGATCCTGGAAAGCAAGCTGGGCGGCCGGATCAGTGTCGTCAACACCGCGGAGGGAGCGCAATTCAGGATCGTCATCCCCTGTGAGCAGGAGGTGGTGTCGTGCGGGCCGTGA
- a CDS encoding ABC transporter substrate-binding protein: MSRLTRLAAATLVLACLLAGCSRKEPVKIGMMAGMSGRVADLGIAGRNGVMLAIEERNAAGGLNGHPVELLVRDDEQNPDIAGKAVEELLANRVEVIIGPMTSGVATAILPRINASDTILLSPTVTSSSLAGKDDNFFRVCGDTRAYAEKSADFQYRRLNRRSVAAVYDLDNRAYSEVWLNEFAARFGKHGGKMVRAYGFHSGATPAFQGPLRQVLAAKPDLVLVITNSVDAAVICQQIRKLAPRQAIALSEWPSTERFVELAGAAAEGAHVSQFFNRESAHPRYRAFRDAYRARFGGQEPGFAALAGYDAAKVALETLEKRGPGETVKQTLLRIGRFSGVQQEFTIDRFGDADRPTYLAVVRDGSYHTLEP, translated from the coding sequence ATGAGCAGACTGACACGACTTGCTGCGGCGACGCTCGTGCTCGCGTGCCTGTTGGCTGGCTGTTCCCGGAAAGAACCGGTCAAAATCGGCATGATGGCCGGCATGTCCGGTCGGGTGGCTGACCTGGGGATTGCGGGACGCAACGGCGTCATGCTGGCCATTGAGGAGCGTAACGCTGCCGGTGGTCTGAATGGCCATCCCGTGGAACTGCTGGTACGTGACGACGAACAGAATCCGGATATTGCCGGAAAAGCTGTCGAGGAACTGCTGGCCAACCGGGTCGAGGTGATCATCGGTCCCATGACCAGCGGCGTGGCAACCGCCATTCTGCCGCGAATCAATGCCTCCGACACCATTCTGCTCAGTCCCACCGTTACCTCCAGCTCGCTTGCCGGGAAGGACGACAATTTTTTCCGGGTCTGCGGCGATACCCGCGCCTATGCCGAAAAATCGGCGGATTTTCAGTACCGCAGGCTGAACCGGCGTTCCGTGGCGGCTGTCTACGATCTGGACAACCGAGCCTACAGCGAGGTCTGGCTGAACGAGTTCGCGGCCCGGTTCGGGAAACACGGCGGGAAGATGGTGAGAGCGTACGGTTTTCACTCCGGCGCCACCCCTGCTTTTCAAGGGCCACTGCGCCAAGTGCTGGCCGCAAAGCCGGACCTGGTGCTGGTGATTACCAACTCGGTGGACGCGGCGGTCATCTGCCAGCAGATCCGCAAGCTGGCGCCCCGGCAGGCCATCGCCCTGTCGGAGTGGCCCTCCACCGAACGCTTTGTGGAGCTGGCCGGCGCCGCGGCTGAAGGGGCGCACGTGTCGCAGTTCTTCAACCGCGAAAGCGCCCATCCCCGGTATCGCGCCTTCAGGGACGCCTATCGGGCTCGCTTTGGCGGCCAGGAGCCGGGATTTGCCGCACTTGCCGGTTATGATGCCGCCAAGGTTGCTCTCGAAACGCTCGAAAAGCGTGGCCCAGGGGAAACCGTCAAACAGACGCTGCTGCGGATCGGCCGTTTCAGCGGTGTCCAGCAGGAGTTCACCATCGACCGTTTCGGCGATGCCGACCGGCCCACCTACCTTGCCGTCGTGCGCGACGGCAGCTACCATACCCTGGAGCCATAG